In the genome of Mucilaginibacter sp. 14171R-50, the window GGTGAAGACGGAAGCTGCTATGATATCCCGGCTGCTTTGGCGCGGGTAGAACGCGCGCGGCAGGTGGCCATGCGCGCGCCGGGTACAGAGGACCACGCAACAAATAAAACCCAGGTAGATCTGCAGGGCACGCTTTTCGGTACATTAAACATCAGCGTACCCGGGTGCCTGCAATTATTGGAACTCGAGTTCCCGATGAAAGCTTTTTTTGAGGCTGTTTATCGTGATGAAGCATACGAACTTCCGCCACCGAAAAAAACTTTTATGGCCGTCAGCCGAAAAAATTATCATATTGTTTTGGAAGAGATAACTGAAACACAATACCTGTTACTGAATGAATGCCGCAACCATACTACCTTTTACGAAGCCATAAGCGCCGTGAGCATAAGCCAGGCCGTGCCAACTTCCGACCTGATGACCGACGCCTGCCTGTGGCTGCCCTACTTCCGTAAATGCGGGTTTATCGAGGTGGTGGACTAACTTTTGAATGGTAAGCGGATGATCGTTAAAGTAATTGTCTTTTCAAAAGGAATTTAGCAACTGACGCTAATCACGAAGAGAGATTCGAAACTGTAAATCGCGGTTTCATAAAAAGGGTTTTACAATGGCACCAATGGCGATTGCATCGCGTTGGTAAATGGGTAAAGTTCAAATCGACTTTATCGCGCAGTATGGTCGCCGAAGTATTTCAATACTCTGTCAATCTTTCTCTTATTTTGTTGTTGCAATAAAGATGGATATAAATTCATCACTGCATTTACTGTCATAATGGTTATTCCGAATAGCCAGTCGGATTTATAGAATTTCACCGAAGCAAAAACCGCCACAAAAACAAATCCTATTAAATGGTCTATTTCTGCACTGGTCATCTCGTCCCTCAGCTTGCGCAACCCGGTTCTTTCAGTTGCTTTCAGTTTTTGATTGAGGAACTTAAATGGTGTGTTCAGTACGATCCACCTGACAATGCCCACACCGATCCATTTATTCCGTTTGTCGTTTTTTATGAAATTTAAGTCGGATAATTTATTGTAAAGTGATGTCTTTTTCAGAATGGCATTAATGACCATCCCAACAATAAAAGAAATGAATGTTATAGCAATACTGAATGATATATACTTATAGGCCATAGGTCTGGTCATCAAAAAAAAACAGGCACTTATGGTGTTTCATAAGTGCCTGTTAGTCAAAGTGGAGAATATCGGAGTCGAACCGATGACCTCTTGCATGCCATACGAAAATTGGAGAACACAAAATAATTTCAAATCACTTCAAATCTCTGTAAATCAGTATTTTAATTAAATTTATTTACTAAATTATTTGGCATTTTAAGTGATTTATCACTACTTTTGTTTTATCACAGTTTTATCACAGAGGTAAAAGGTAAAGCTGTAGCATCCATTTTTGCATGCAACCAAAACTGAAGAAATTATGTTGTGGACATACTATTAAAACCAATCCTTTGGACTTACAGAGTAATCATTGATGATGATAAAAATTATGTAATCGGTGAACACGAGGTGCGTATAAGAATGACGCAGAACCGTGTTCCCAAATATATCACTACGACTTTCAGTAGTTCTCCTGAACACTGGGATGACAAAAACGGTGCGCCGTTAATCACTCACCCTAAATATTTGGAATTATCTGCCAAGATCAAAAAGATTGTGGAGGATATTGAATTTGAAATTAAAACGGCAGAGAAGAACGGGCGAACTATTACTCACACTGAGATTAAGGCAAATCTTAGTAATCAAATAAAACAATCGGCAGTACCCGAGAAGCCAAATAAAATATTAGCCTACATTCAATCAATTATTGATTACTATGATTCTGTAAATAACCCTGGCTATGCCAATGTTTTTTACAATAACAAGCTGACTGTTAAAAAGCTTCTCAATAATAAGGACAAGATGTTTTTGGCATTTACCAAGGCGGACCACGAAGCCTACGAAAAGCAGATTTCTGGAACCACAGAGGCTACAAGAAGCCATTATTTGCGAACCTATTACCGCATATGGAACTTGGCTATTGCAGATGGTCTATGTAATAAAGAACATCACCCCAAAAAGTATATACAGTTTAAGGCGTATAAGAGGATCAGGACAAAGAAGCGTTCCATTAAATCGGATTACTGGGAGCGAATCCTGAAGCTTAAACCCGCGAAAGATACCCGAATATACCGCTCTCATTTATTGATGCAGTTTATGTATTACGCGAGGGGCATGAATTTCAATGACATGCTTAAGCTAAAAAAAGAAGATTTTGTTAATAATGGAATTGCCTATAAGCGGTCAAAAAATAAAAGAAATTATGACTTCGAGCTACATCCTTCAGCGGTAAAAATCATTAAAATATTCGAGGTTTTCCCGGAGCAATCTGATGCTGGATATATATTTCCGTTTATCATGAAAGAGCATGATACCGCTAAAAAGATAGATGTCAGGATTGATTCAGCCCTTAAAGATTTTAACGAAGATTCCAAAGCTATGGCAGAGGCTGTGGGCTGGAAAAAACAGTTTACCTCTAATGCCTTAAGGCATGGTTTTGCTAGCCACCTTAACGAGGCTAATGTAGATATTAAAATTATACAGGAAGCAATGGGGCACGAAACCCAGGCTGATACGCGTATATATTTGGCGGATATAGAGGATAGTATTATAACGGAAGCGATAAATTCAGCGCTTAAAAAGGTTGGATAAAAGATTTAATTGAAAGGTCACTAGTTCGACTCCATTGTCGGGTATTAATAAATTTAATAGAATGAAAGCGCAGCTAAAGACTGCGCTTTCCTCAATTGTTATAATATCAGTAGAATTATGGTTGTATCCTTATTTAATCAGGCAGAGAATTCATTTGTTTACCGATCCTATTGGCAAAAATTATCAAACCTAATTTAGGCTGCGATATTCATTGGGAGTTTGCCCTACCCGCTTTTTAAATACCCTTGCAAAATGCTGCGGATATTTAAACCCCAATTCGCCGGCAATCTGGTTGATGGTTTTACTTCCGTCAAAAATTTTCTCTTTGGCAACATCGATCAATTTCGCTTGTATGTATTCTTGCGCTGTCTTTCCTGTCTCTTTTTTCACAAGGTCTCCAAAGTAATTGGATGATAGGTTCAGTTGTTCAGCGCAATAGTTTACAGACGGGAGGCCAACTGTTTCCGGTTTTTCCGATTCAAAATAATCATTCAGAAGTTGCTCGAACCGTTCAAGGATACCTTGGTGGACATTATCACGGGTGATGAATTGCCTGTCGTAAAAACGCACGCTGTAATCCAGGAACAATTCAATATTAGAGACGATCAATCGTTTACTATGTTTGTCAACACCCCGGTCTAATTCATAATCTATCTTCGAAAAACAATCAACTACAAGGTTTCTTTCGCGTTCGGACAGATGCAATGCTTCATTTGACTGATAACCGAAAAATGTAAATTCCTGGATGCGCCTGCCCAGCGTTGTGCCGTGTATCAGGTCAGGGTGAAATGCGAGTACGTGGCCTTTGGGCTGATAAAAGTCGCTATTTCCGTTCGAGCCGGCTATCTGACCGGGTGCCAGAAAAACCAAAGTTCCTTCCTGATAATCATAAGTATCGCGACCATAGACCAAATCCCCACACTTGACATCTTTCAAAAATATTATGTAAAATCCAAAATACATCCGTGATAACTGCCTCGGATCAGCTTTCGACAGGTCTACTACTGTTACAAGCGGATGCTTTGTCTCATTATTGTTAAAGGCATTGTATTCACTGATCGTATTAAAGCGGCGCATTTGTTCCATCACGAATTATTTAATTATCCGAATTTACATCATTTATCGGTCTCCTATTGATAAGCGGCTTCAAATCAGTAATAATGGTAGAAACATCCGTAATATGTATCCTATCATCATCAATAATACCTTGCACATTTGTATAGCTATCAATGTGTAAACCAGGACTTGAACGCCCCATTCAAGTACCTAAAATCATAAATCATCAACCATGAGGAAAATCTTATTAGGTCTTACTTTACTTATCGCTTGCTCCGCAAAGGCTCAACAAACATCAGGATCGCCATTTCCGACAGTAAAGACGCAATCCGGCACGCTAAAAGGATCAACAGATGGAAATGTATCCAGTTTTAAAGGCGTTCCGTTTGCAGCTGCTCCGGTTGGCGCTTTACGCTGGCGGGCACCGCAACCATTTCCGGCATGGAAAGGCGAACGTGACGCCACCAAATATGGGGCAGACTGCGCGCAAATGGGATGGCCGCGTAACGGTACGGAAATATCAAAAACATCATCCGAAGATTGCTTATTCCTGAATGTGTGGAAACCGGCAAGCGCCGCATCCGGCGCTAAACTTCCGGTAATGGTTTGGATTCATGGCGGAGGCTTTGTTGCAGGTAGCGGAAATCAGGGTGATTTTAGCGGTGCTTCCTTTACCGATAAAGGCGTATTGCTGGTAACAATCAATTACCGCCTTGGCCGTCTTGGTTTCTTTGCGTTTCCGGCTTTAAGCAAGGAACACTCTGAAGAAGCAAAAGGCAATTACGCTTACATGGATCAAATCGCCGCCCTAAAATGGATCAAACAGAATATCGCTGCCTTTGGCGGCGATCCGAGCAACGTAACGATATTCGGGGAATCTGCCGGTGGTGTATCTGTTCAGTCGCTTTTAACTATTCCAAGTTCCAAAGGATTGTTTCAAAAAGCGATTGTTGAATCAGGTGGTGGCCGGGACGGCGTATTGACCGGTCGTCCTATCAATAAAGAAAACGCCGATGCCCACTATCGGGTATCCGCAGAAACTATGGGCGTCAACTTCGCAAAAAAGCATGGCATCCAGGGAACAGATGCTGCAGCACTGGAAAAACTTAGGGCATTAAGCGTGTCCGAAATAGTTGATGGCGGGCAGGAAACGGATGGCCGCGGCGGCGCACCAATCTATTCAGGACCTATACTGGATGGTAAACTGGTAACGGAAACCGCCCAAAGCGCCTATAATGCAGGCAGGGCACCAAAAATCCCGTTAATGATCGGTTCAAACAGTGCGGAAGTACCTGCGGGCTTTGTTAATGCCAGCTCTAAAGATTCATTACTGGCGCTTTTTGGAAACATGAAAACCGAAGCAAAAACCGTTTATGACGCTGATGGAAACACTGAATTCCCCAAGATGCTTTCATTTGTTAACACAGACAAGGTATGGGCAGAACCTGCAAGGTTTACTGCCAGGGCCATTATCGCGAAGGGTGCACCGGCTTATATTTATCTTTTCTCCTATGTATCTCCCTCCATGCAGCAATGGATGAAATATGGAGCAGGACACGCTTCAGAGATCGCTTATGCTTTTGATAATTTGATTAGCAGAAACGGAGTGGCCATCGCATCGAAGGACAAAGAGGTGGCGAAAGCCATGAACACCTACTGGACAAATTTCGCAAAAACGGGAAACCCTAATGGTGGTGGTTTACCTAACTGGCCGGTTTATGATATGAAACGGAATGAGCTGATCGAATTCCAATCAGATGGCTCGGTTGTAGGCAAGCCTGACCCCAAAAAAGCAAGACTGGATGTGATAGAAAAGGCCGTT includes:
- a CDS encoding tyrosine-type recombinase/integrase, with protein sequence MDILLKPILWTYRVIIDDDKNYVIGEHEVRIRMTQNRVPKYITTTFSSSPEHWDDKNGAPLITHPKYLELSAKIKKIVEDIEFEIKTAEKNGRTITHTEIKANLSNQIKQSAVPEKPNKILAYIQSIIDYYDSVNNPGYANVFYNNKLTVKKLLNNKDKMFLAFTKADHEAYEKQISGTTEATRSHYLRTYYRIWNLAIADGLCNKEHHPKKYIQFKAYKRIRTKKRSIKSDYWERILKLKPAKDTRIYRSHLLMQFMYYARGMNFNDMLKLKKEDFVNNGIAYKRSKNKRNYDFELHPSAVKIIKIFEVFPEQSDAGYIFPFIMKEHDTAKKIDVRIDSALKDFNEDSKAMAEAVGWKKQFTSNALRHGFASHLNEANVDIKIIQEAMGHETQADTRIYLADIEDSIITEAINSALKKVG
- a CDS encoding carboxylesterase/lipase family protein, with the protein product MRKILLGLTLLIACSAKAQQTSGSPFPTVKTQSGTLKGSTDGNVSSFKGVPFAAAPVGALRWRAPQPFPAWKGERDATKYGADCAQMGWPRNGTEISKTSSEDCLFLNVWKPASAASGAKLPVMVWIHGGGFVAGSGNQGDFSGASFTDKGVLLVTINYRLGRLGFFAFPALSKEHSEEAKGNYAYMDQIAALKWIKQNIAAFGGDPSNVTIFGESAGGVSVQSLLTIPSSKGLFQKAIVESGGGRDGVLTGRPINKENADAHYRVSAETMGVNFAKKHGIQGTDAAALEKLRALSVSEIVDGGQETDGRGGAPIYSGPILDGKLVTETAQSAYNAGRAPKIPLMIGSNSAEVPAGFVNASSKDSLLALFGNMKTEAKTVYDADGNTEFPKMLSFVNTDKVWAEPARFTARAIIAKGAPAYIYLFSYVSPSMQQWMKYGAGHASEIAYAFDNLISRNGVAIASKDKEVAKAMNTYWTNFAKTGNPNGGGLPNWPVYDMKRNELIEFQSDGSVVGKPDPKKARLDVIEKAVTSGNLH
- a CDS encoding putative DNA-binding domain-containing protein encodes the protein MVKQDTALLQNWLRTVVMAPGYLTQKIGLANRLYRVHEGDVVAEEGEASVHARLNVYSSGYMLRLLDCMYADYAISKKFMGDELFDQFAKAYLMYHPSTSFTLYDLGKYFPDFLDKTKPQLPEGEDGSCYDIPAALARVERARQVAMRAPGTEDHATNKTQVDLQGTLFGTLNISVPGCLQLLELEFPMKAFFEAVYRDEAYELPPPKKTFMAVSRKNYHIVLEEITETQYLLLNECRNHTTFYEAISAVSISQAVPTSDLMTDACLWLPYFRKCGFIEVVD
- a CDS encoding AraC family transcriptional regulator codes for the protein MEQMRRFNTISEYNAFNNNETKHPLVTVVDLSKADPRQLSRMYFGFYIIFLKDVKCGDLVYGRDTYDYQEGTLVFLAPGQIAGSNGNSDFYQPKGHVLAFHPDLIHGTTLGRRIQEFTFFGYQSNEALHLSERERNLVVDCFSKIDYELDRGVDKHSKRLIVSNIELFLDYSVRFYDRQFITRDNVHQGILERFEQLLNDYFESEKPETVGLPSVNYCAEQLNLSSNYFGDLVKKETGKTAQEYIQAKLIDVAKEKIFDGSKTINQIAGELGFKYPQHFARVFKKRVGQTPNEYRSLN